From Verrucomicrobiia bacterium, the proteins below share one genomic window:
- a CDS encoding PTS sugar transporter subunit IIA yields the protein MNLGDILGPDNIVPELRASDRWQGIDELINNLVTTGKIKTEHRDAIAAVVKKRETSMSTGIGFGIGIPHASTDLIYEVVGAFGRSKTGVNFEALDNQPVNLVMLFLVPQGQFQKHLHTLANIAKLLHKKEFRQALEEAPDAPAMFKIIKEFGGK from the coding sequence ATGAATCTTGGTGACATTCTCGGGCCGGATAATATCGTGCCGGAACTGCGTGCTTCCGACAGATGGCAGGGTATTGACGAGCTTATCAATAATCTCGTCACCACCGGCAAAATCAAAACCGAACATCGCGACGCCATCGCCGCGGTCGTCAAGAAGCGCGAGACTTCCATGAGCACGGGCATCGGCTTCGGCATCGGCATTCCGCACGCCTCGACGGATTTGATTTACGAGGTCGTCGGCGCGTTCGGCCGGTCCAAGACGGGCGTTAATTTCGAGGCGCTCGACAACCAGCCGGTGAATCTCGTCATGCTGTTCCTCGTTCCCCAGGGCCAATTTCAGAAACATCTTCACACCCTCGCCAATATCGCCAAGCTTCTGCACAAAAAAGAATTTCGCCAGGCGCTCGAAGAAGCTCCCGATGCCCCGGCCATGTTCAAGATCATCAAGGAATTTGGCGGGAAGTGA